The following proteins are co-located in the Psilocybe cubensis strain MGC-MH-2018 chromosome 5, whole genome shotgun sequence genome:
- a CDS encoding Membrane protein TMS1 — translation MLNSILAWIMKTDFAIRLIEKWSFDYIKMVCAGEQCYGVLAVHRICFALALFHLILSSLLIGVKDTKDKRAAIQNGWWGPKVLVWLILVGISFAIPNGFFMFWGNYVALIGASIFILVGLVLLVDFAHSWSETCLENWENSSSNFWQWVLIGSTAAMYSFTITLTGLLYAYFAGSGCTLNQFFISFNLALCILITLMSVHPAVQERNPRSGLAQSSMVAAYCTYLIVSAVSNHVHETKQCNPLRDGKKTQKAVLILGGLFTFLAIAYSTSRAATQSTVLVGKGKKGRIHLSEDEGHSELGVVTQQPGRTESPRYQALLAAVEAGAIPASALQEEDDDDDEDEVVGESRDDERTGTRYNYSWFHVIFSIAAMYVAMLLTDWNIVSKSPISGPVDPDFDVYIGRSEVAMWMRVVSGWVCIFLYIWSLLAPVLLPDRFGD, via the exons ATGCTCAATTCTATCCTTGCTTGGATCATGAAGACGGATTTTGCTATACGGCTGATTGAGAAGTGGAGCTTCGATTATATCAAGATGGTTTGTGCCGGAGAGCAATGCTATGGAGTGTTAGCA GTTCATCGTATTTGTTTTGCATTGGCATTGTTCCATCTCATATTGAGCTCTCTTTTGATTGGTGTAAAGGATACGAAAGACAAACGTGCCGCCATACAGAACGG TTGGTGGGGCCCTAAAGTACTAGTCTGGCTTATCCTTGTGGGAATCAGTTTCGCCATTCCTAATGGCTTCTTTATGTTTTGGGGAAATTATGTTGCTCTCATCGGTGCATCAATATTCATTCTCGTTGGTCTTGTGCTCCTTGTTGATTTCGCACACTCCTGGTCCGAAACCTGCCTCGAAAATTGGGAAAACTCATCATCCAACTTCTGGCAATGGGTCTTAATTGGATCAACGGCCGCAATGTACTCGTTCACTATCACACTGACCGGTCTCCTATACGCATACTTTGCGGGATCTGGATGTACCCTCAATCAATTCTTCATATCATTCAACCTCGCCTTGTGTATTCTCATCACCCTCATGAGCGTCCATCCTGCTGTTCAAGAGCGTAATCCCCGTTCAGGACTCGCACAATCATCCATGGTCGCTGCGTATTGCACATACTTGATCGTATCTGCTGTCAGCAACCATGTGCATGAAACCAAGCAGTGCAATCCTCTCCGagatggaaagaaaactCAGAAGGCGGTCCTCATCTTGGGTGGTCTCTTCACTTTCCTGGCGATTGCATATTCAACATCTAGAGCCGCAACTCAAAGTACGGTTCTGGTCGGAAAGGGCAAGAAAGGCCGCATTCATTTAAGTGAAGATGAGGGTCATTCGGAACTGGGCGTCGTAACGCAGCAACCTGGACGCACCGAATCTCCACGGTATCAAGCTTTGCTGGCAGCGGTTGAGGCTGG TGCAATTCCTGCCTCCGCGCTCCAggaagaggacgacgacgacgatgaggacgaagtCGTCGGTGAATCTAGAGATGATGAACGTACGGGAACACGATATAAT TATTCGTGGTTTCATGTCATTTTTTCGATTGCAGCAATGTATGTTGCTATGctactgactgactg GAACATCGTCTCAAAGAGCCCTATATCTGGGCCTGTTGATCCTGACTTCGATGTTTACATTGGGCGTTCGGAAGTAGCTATGTGGATGAGAGTAGTTTCAGGATGGGTTTGCATCTTCCTGTATATTTGGAGTCTTTTGGCGCCAGTTCTTTTACCTGACAG GTTCGGCGATTAA